From the genome of Spinacia oleracea cultivar Varoflay chromosome 2, BTI_SOV_V1, whole genome shotgun sequence, one region includes:
- the LOC110792910 gene encoding leucine-rich repeat extensin-like protein 4: MKKTTTTHPSNSFFFVSYLSLIFIISAALLAGTSSGFVGNGKLSEAEVRYIQRRQLLYYKDEFGDRGEKVSVPPNLSFANPRLRDAYIALQAWKQAILSDPFNYTVNWVGSDVCHYTGVFCAPAPDDHYTVTVAGVDLNHADIAGYLPEELGLLRDLALFHINSNRFCGTVPQRFRNMRLLHEIDLSNNRFAGRFPKVLITLPSLKYLDLRFNEFEGTVPRELFDKDLDAIFINHNRFQFELPDNFGNSPVSVIVLANNKFHGCVPESLVHMENLNEIIMMNNGFRSCLPSDLGLLQNLTVFDVSFNELMGPLPESIGQIMTLEQLDVAHNMFSGNIPASICKLPNLQNFTFSYNFFTGEPPVCLRLASTSDRRNCIPRRPVQRSSSQCRAFLSHPVDCSSFGCGASTPTPSYPVNPPPIVVYPSSPPPPVFSPPPPPPPVFSPPPPPPPVYSPPPPPPSPPPPSPPPPPPPVYSPPPPPPVYSPPPPPPSPPPPSPPPPPPPSPPPPSPPPPSPPPPVYSPPPPPPSPPPPSPPPPSPPPPYIYNSPPPPPYLYNSPPPPPPYIEHPPPPASPPPCPEHPPPFMPHPSPPYVYVSPPPPAPTYQGPMPPIFGLPYASPPPPPFY; the protein is encoded by the coding sequence ATGAAGAAGACAACAACAACCCACCCTTCTAATTCTTTCTTCTTCGTCTCTTATCTTTCCCTCATCTTTATCATCTCCGCCGCGTTGTTGGCGGGGACATCATCGGGTTTCGTCGGAAATGGGAAGCTCAGTGAGGCGGAAGTGAGGTACATTCAACGCCGGCAGCTTTTGTACTACAAGGATGAGTTCGGCGACCGGGGGGAGAAAGTAAGCGTCCCACCTAACCTGAGTTTCGCTAACCCGAGGTTGAGGGACGCCTACATTGCTCTTCAAGCGTGGAAACAAGCTATTTTATCCGACCCGTTTAACTACACTGTTAATTGGGTCGGATCTGATGTTTGTCATTACACTGGTGTTTTCTGTGCTCCTGCACCTGATGATCATTACACTGTGACGGTTGCAGGTGTCGATCTTAACCATGCTGATATCGCCGGGTACTTACCGGAGGAGCTGGGTCTTCTTCGAGACCTTGCTCTTTTTCACATCAACTCGAATCGGTTTTGTGGAACTGTGCCGCAGAGGTTTCGCAACATGAGACTGTTGCACGAGATAGATCTGAGTAACAACCGCTTCGCTGGGAGGTTTCCGAAGGTGTTGATTACTTTACCGAGTTTGAAATACTTGGATCTAAGATTTAATGAGTTTGAAGGGACGGTCCCTCGGGAGCTTTTTGATAAAGATCTTGATGCCATTTTCATTAATCATAACCGGTTCCAGTTTGAGTTGCCGGATAATTTCGGGAACTCACCGGTGTCTGTTATCGTCCTTGCGAATAACAAGTTCCATGGTTGTGTGCCGGAGAGTTTGGTTCACATGGAGAATTTGAATGAGATTATAATGATGAATAATGGGTTCAGATCTTGTTTGCCGAGTGACCTTGGTTTGTTGCAGAATTTGACGGTGTTTGATGTCAGTTTCAATGAGTTGATGGGTCCGTTACCGGAGTCTATTGGTCAGATTATGACCTTGGAGCAGCTTGATGTGGCGCATAATATGTTTTCTGGGAATATTCCGGCGAGTATTTGTAAGTTGCCCAACTTACAGAACTTTACTTTCTCGTACAATTTCTTTACCGGTGAGCCACCTGTTTGTTTGCGGCTTGCTTCCACTAGTGACCGCAGGAATTGTATTCCGAGGCGCCCTGTGCAGCGGTCTTCTTCTCAGTGTAGAGCGTTCTTGTCTCACCCTGTTGATTGCAGCTCCTTCGGCTGTGGTGCGTCTACTCCTACACCATCTTATCCTGTTAACCCACCTCCTATCGTCGTTTATCCTTCGTCACCGCCTCCTCCAGTGTTTTCTCCTCCCCCACCACCTCCTCCTGTGTTCTCTCCTCCCCCACCTCCTCCTCCAGTGTACTCcccaccaccacccccaccaTCTCCACCACCGCCTTCACCCCCACCTCCTCCTCCCCCAGTCTACTCTCCACCTCCGCCTCCTCCAGTTTATTCTCCACCTCCACCACCTCCCTCACCACCACCTCCATCtcccccaccaccaccaccaccttccccACCTCCACCATCTCCTCCACCACCATCTCCACCTCCGCCAGTATACTCTCCTCCACCACCGCCCCCATCACCACCTCCTCCTTCACCGCCACCACCCTCACCCCCACCGCCTTACATTTACAATTCACCACCCCCACCTCCTTACTTGTACAATTCACCACCCCCACCACCACCTTACATTGAACACCCACCACCTCCAGCATCACCGCCACCTTGTCCGGAACATCCACCACCATTCATGCCTCACCCATCACCTCCTTATGTATATGTCTCACCACCGCCACCAGCTCCGACATACCAAGGTCCAATGCCACCCATCTTCGGATTACCCTATGCATCACCTCCACCCCCACCTTTCTATTGA